One stretch of Variovorax sp. 54 DNA includes these proteins:
- a CDS encoding GNAT family N-acetyltransferase encodes MIQIREALDADWPAIWAVLEPTFRRGDTYTYAPDVTEEDVRHSWMKVPTLTFVACNDEGAVLGTYVIRPNQPGQGAHVSNCGYVVSEAARGLGVASALCEHSQQQALRMGFLAMQFNFVVSTNARAVQLWQRMGFAIVGTLPGAFRHPQHGFVDAFVMFKQLQPLPGAA; translated from the coding sequence ATGATCCAGATCCGCGAAGCCCTCGATGCCGACTGGCCCGCTATTTGGGCGGTTCTCGAACCGACGTTCCGCCGGGGCGACACCTACACCTACGCGCCCGATGTCACGGAAGAAGACGTCCGCCACTCGTGGATGAAGGTGCCCACGCTGACCTTCGTGGCCTGCAACGACGAAGGCGCCGTGCTGGGCACCTATGTGATCCGCCCTAACCAGCCGGGCCAGGGCGCACATGTGAGCAACTGCGGGTATGTGGTGTCCGAGGCGGCGCGCGGCCTGGGCGTGGCCTCGGCGCTGTGCGAACACTCGCAGCAGCAGGCCCTGCGCATGGGCTTCCTGGCGATGCAGTTCAACTTCGTCGTGTCGACCAACGCGCGCGCGGTGCAGCTGTGGCAGCGCATGGGCTTCGCCATCGTCGGCACGCTGCCAGGCGCGTTCCGGCATCCGCAGCATGGCTTCGTCGACGCCTTCGTCATGTTCAAGCAGTTGCAGCCGCTGCCCGGCGCGGCATGA
- the tsaE gene encoding tRNA (adenosine(37)-N6)-threonylcarbamoyltransferase complex ATPase subunit type 1 TsaE, which translates to MADDHLPIVETRTLRWQGENDTDALARALAASPALRDAFIALQGDLGAGKTTFVRHLLRALGITGRIKSPTYAVVEPHEAPDGLAIFHFDFYRFADPREWDDAGFRDIFAGPGLKLAEWPENAAGRTPPADLAIKIEAMTDDTRSVTLLANTPRGSDLLACLAA; encoded by the coding sequence ATGGCTGACGATCACTTGCCGATTGTAGAAACGCGCACCCTGCGCTGGCAGGGCGAAAACGACACCGACGCACTGGCGCGCGCGCTCGCCGCATCGCCCGCGTTGCGCGACGCGTTCATCGCGCTGCAGGGCGACCTGGGCGCCGGCAAGACCACCTTCGTGCGCCACCTGCTGCGCGCGCTCGGCATCACCGGGCGCATCAAGAGCCCCACCTACGCGGTGGTCGAGCCGCACGAGGCGCCCGACGGGCTGGCCATCTTCCACTTCGACTTCTACCGCTTCGCCGATCCGCGCGAATGGGACGACGCGGGCTTTCGCGACATCTTCGCGGGCCCCGGCCTCAAGCTGGCCGAGTGGCCGGAAAACGCCGCGGGGCGCACCCCACCTGCCGACCTAGCTATTAAAATAGAAGCAATGACCGACGACACCCGCAGCGTGACCCTTCTTGCGAACACCCCTCGCGGCAGCGATCTGCTGGCGTGCCTCGCCGCATGA
- a CDS encoding class I SAM-dependent methyltransferase, with product MDDTSPANAEQAALWNGRAGNAWVDTQAVLDAMFQPLEARLSDAVRAVGARRVLDVGCGTGRTTLAVARQLGATGQCLGVDISAPMIEAAKARAAREVLPSARFVCADVQSHVFEPAAFDTVISRLGVMFFDDPVRAFANLRRAATDGAALRCIAWRGGADNPFMTTAERAAAPLLPGLPPRRPNAPGQFAFADRARVAEILEASGWGEVDIQPFEVECAFPAMALVDYFTRLGPVGLILQEADAETRAQVVEALHAAFAPYVHGDEVRFVAACWMIAARASVQERDRV from the coding sequence ATGGACGACACATCTCCCGCCAATGCCGAACAGGCCGCCCTGTGGAACGGCCGCGCCGGCAATGCCTGGGTCGACACGCAGGCCGTGCTCGATGCGATGTTCCAGCCGCTCGAAGCGCGGCTGAGCGATGCGGTGCGCGCTGTGGGCGCCCGCCGTGTGCTCGACGTGGGTTGCGGCACCGGCCGCACGACGCTCGCCGTGGCGCGGCAACTGGGCGCGACCGGTCAGTGCCTCGGCGTCGATATCTCGGCACCGATGATCGAGGCGGCGAAGGCCCGCGCCGCGCGCGAGGTGTTGCCGTCGGCCCGCTTTGTCTGCGCCGACGTGCAGAGCCACGTCTTCGAGCCGGCCGCGTTCGACACAGTGATCTCACGCCTGGGCGTGATGTTCTTCGACGACCCGGTGCGGGCCTTCGCGAATCTGCGACGCGCCGCGACGGACGGTGCGGCCTTGCGCTGCATCGCCTGGCGCGGCGGGGCCGACAACCCGTTCATGACGACGGCCGAGCGCGCCGCCGCACCGCTGCTGCCCGGCCTGCCGCCGCGCCGCCCGAACGCACCGGGCCAGTTCGCGTTCGCCGACCGCGCGCGGGTCGCAGAGATCCTCGAGGCGAGCGGGTGGGGCGAGGTCGACATCCAGCCGTTCGAGGTTGAATGCGCGTTCCCCGCGATGGCGCTGGTCGACTACTTCACGCGGCTCGGGCCGGTCGGGCTGATCCTGCAGGAGGCGGATGCCGAGACGCGCGCGCAGGTCGTTGAGGCGTTGCACGCTGCCTTCGCTCCTTATGTGCATGGTGACGAAGTGCGCTTTGTCGCGGCCTGCTGGATGATCGCCGCGCGTGCATCGGTGCAGGAGCGCGACCGTGTCTGA
- a CDS encoding DUF2938 domain-containing protein, with product MSEAVEFALRTLWIGAGATVVMDLWAVLRQRLFGIPSLDYALVGRWLVHLTRGRFFHNPIGKSPRVAGEGVIGWTAHYLLGIAFAAVLLAGWGLGWARQPTLAPALIVGIGTVILPFCVMQPAMGAGFAARRTPRPAMARFQSLVTHSVFGVGLYAAAWGARVAGF from the coding sequence GTGTCTGAGGCCGTCGAGTTCGCGCTGCGCACGCTGTGGATCGGCGCTGGTGCGACGGTGGTGATGGACCTCTGGGCCGTGCTGCGCCAGCGCCTGTTCGGCATTCCCTCGCTGGACTACGCGCTCGTCGGCCGCTGGCTCGTGCACCTGACGCGCGGGCGCTTCTTTCACAACCCCATCGGCAAGTCGCCGCGCGTGGCGGGCGAGGGCGTGATCGGCTGGACTGCGCACTACCTGCTCGGCATCGCGTTCGCCGCCGTGCTGCTCGCGGGCTGGGGGTTGGGTTGGGCGCGCCAGCCGACGCTCGCCCCTGCGTTGATCGTCGGCATCGGCACCGTGATCCTGCCGTTCTGCGTGATGCAGCCCGCGATGGGCGCGGGCTTTGCCGCGCGCCGCACGCCGCGCCCTGCGATGGCACGGTTCCAGAGCCTGGTGACGCACAGCGTCTTCGGCGTCGGCCTCTATGCGGCCGCGTGGGGCGCCCGCGTGGCGGGCTTCTAG
- a CDS encoding MFS transporter — protein sequence MTTTSPYGELVTGAIHKARWRLLPMLIVMYIMSILDRVNVGFAKQALQIDTGLSNSAFALGAGIFFVSYAIFEVPSNVILSRVGPRIWLCRIMVTWGLVASAMMFATSETSFYVLRFLLGIAEAGFYPGVLLTLTYWFPAKVRAQANGILLFGFAGALVIGGPISGALLDMNGIGGLKGWEWMFLIEGLMAVVVGIVAFFVIVDRPHNAPWLTTAQQNALQAVLDQEAAEKSADSPQTVWQTLCNPRVMFFALNFFIVQIAAYGLIFYLPTQVAQILGQKIGLLVGFVTSIPWLLALFVVYFVTRWSDRHHDRRRVTVATLYTIFGVCVCLSAHGSPVFAIAALSIGASTYLSGTPIFYAFLSERLSGLGIATGIALVNSIGNLGGFVAPNLRTYVEQNHGGSAAGLYTLGSAALLAALMLALMPKGWRVAKKSGAAAAPAAVRDGRARA from the coding sequence ATGACAACCACGAGTCCCTACGGCGAGCTGGTCACAGGCGCCATTCACAAGGCGCGCTGGCGCCTGCTGCCCATGCTGATCGTCATGTACATCATGTCGATTCTTGACCGCGTGAACGTCGGCTTCGCCAAGCAGGCGCTGCAGATCGACACCGGCCTGAGCAACAGCGCCTTCGCGCTCGGCGCCGGCATCTTCTTCGTGAGCTACGCGATCTTCGAAGTGCCGAGCAACGTGATTTTGTCGCGCGTCGGCCCGCGCATCTGGCTGTGCCGGATCATGGTCACCTGGGGGCTCGTGGCGTCGGCCATGATGTTCGCGACCAGCGAGACCTCGTTCTACGTGCTGCGCTTCCTGCTCGGCATTGCGGAGGCAGGCTTCTACCCCGGCGTGCTGCTCACGCTGACCTACTGGTTCCCGGCGAAGGTGCGCGCGCAGGCCAACGGCATTTTGCTGTTCGGCTTTGCGGGCGCGCTTGTCATCGGCGGGCCGATCTCCGGCGCGCTGCTCGACATGAACGGCATCGGCGGCCTCAAGGGCTGGGAGTGGATGTTCCTCATCGAGGGCCTGATGGCCGTGGTGGTGGGCATCGTGGCCTTCTTCGTCATCGTCGACCGGCCGCACAACGCGCCCTGGCTCACGACCGCGCAGCAGAACGCGCTGCAGGCCGTGCTCGACCAGGAAGCGGCGGAAAAGTCAGCCGACAGCCCGCAGACCGTGTGGCAGACCCTGTGCAATCCGCGGGTCATGTTCTTCGCGCTGAACTTCTTCATCGTGCAGATCGCCGCCTACGGCCTCATCTTCTATCTCCCGACCCAGGTCGCGCAGATCCTGGGCCAGAAGATCGGCCTCCTGGTCGGCTTCGTCACCAGCATTCCGTGGCTGCTGGCGCTGTTCGTCGTGTACTTCGTCACGCGCTGGTCCGACCGTCACCATGACCGTCGCCGCGTCACCGTGGCCACGCTGTACACGATCTTCGGTGTGTGCGTGTGCCTGTCGGCGCACGGCTCGCCGGTCTTCGCGATCGCGGCGCTGTCGATCGGTGCGTCGACCTACCTGTCGGGCACGCCGATCTTCTATGCCTTCCTGTCGGAGCGGCTGTCGGGGCTGGGCATTGCCACCGGCATCGCGCTGGTCAACTCCATCGGCAACCTGGGCGGCTTCGTGGCGCCCAACTTGCGGACCTACGTGGAGCAGAACCACGGCGGTTCGGCCGCGGGGCTGTACACGCTGGGCAGTGCGGCGTTGCTGGCTGCACTGATGCTGGCGCTCATGCCGAAGGGCTGGCGTGTGGCGAAGAAGAGCGGGGCGGCGGCGGCACCGGCGGCCGTGCGCGACGGCCGGGCGCGCGCCTAG
- a CDS encoding N-acetylmuramoyl-L-alanine amidase, protein MKATGLKRRVLLQGGSIALMLGVHQIARGASILAVRVWPAADYTRVTIESDARLNSQQLVVGSPPRLAVDIEGIDLNTELRDLVGKIKPGDPFINGLRIGQNAPKVVRIVFDLKQTVRPQVFSLAPVAAYKHRLVLDLYPEQAIDPMEALIAERLRDAPKNGSSTAPSNGPAVATAPPAAPSPAPAPVRPAMPPVDPLGDLMAQQAMRPGPSAPAPALPPGGMPLPMPPAPPPVVAAAPPPARPVTPPGPPPRATASRTDRIIIVALDPGHGGEDPGAIGPNGTREKDIVLQVAHRLRDRINAASVNGSPMRAFLTRDADFFVPLGVRVQKARRVQADLFVSIHADAFTTPAARGASVFALSQSGASSSAARWLANKENDADKVGGVNVGTHEAQVQRALLDMSTTAQINDSLKLGGAMLGEIKGIGARLHKAQVEQAGFAVLKAPDIPSVLVETAFISNPEEEANLRRADYQENLADALMRGIQRYFAQNPPLARSRQL, encoded by the coding sequence ATGAAGGCGACCGGCCTGAAACGGCGCGTGCTGCTGCAGGGCGGCAGCATCGCGCTGATGCTGGGCGTGCACCAGATCGCGCGCGGCGCCAGCATCCTCGCCGTGCGCGTGTGGCCCGCCGCCGATTACACCCGCGTGACCATCGAGTCCGACGCCCGCCTCAACTCGCAGCAGCTGGTGGTCGGCAGCCCGCCCCGGCTGGCCGTGGACATCGAGGGCATCGACCTCAACACCGAGCTGCGCGACCTGGTCGGCAAGATCAAGCCCGGCGATCCGTTCATCAACGGCCTGCGCATCGGGCAGAACGCACCGAAGGTGGTGCGCATCGTGTTCGACCTGAAGCAGACCGTGCGCCCGCAGGTGTTCTCGCTGGCGCCCGTGGCCGCCTACAAGCACCGGCTGGTGCTCGACCTGTACCCCGAACAGGCCATCGACCCGATGGAAGCGCTGATCGCCGAGCGGCTGCGCGATGCGCCCAAGAACGGCAGCAGCACCGCGCCGAGCAACGGCCCCGCCGTGGCAACCGCCCCGCCCGCCGCGCCCTCGCCGGCCCCCGCGCCCGTTCGCCCTGCCATGCCGCCCGTCGACCCGCTGGGCGACCTCATGGCGCAGCAGGCCATGCGCCCCGGTCCGTCGGCGCCCGCGCCGGCCCTGCCTCCCGGCGGCATGCCACTGCCCATGCCGCCGGCACCGCCGCCCGTCGTGGCCGCGGCGCCACCTCCGGCGCGCCCCGTGACACCGCCCGGCCCGCCGCCGCGCGCGACGGCCAGCCGCACCGACCGCATCATCATCGTGGCGCTCGACCCCGGCCACGGCGGTGAAGACCCGGGCGCCATCGGCCCGAACGGCACGCGCGAGAAAGACATCGTGCTGCAGGTGGCGCACCGCCTGCGCGACCGCATCAACGCGGCCAGCGTCAACGGCAGCCCGATGCGCGCCTTTCTCACGCGCGACGCCGACTTCTTCGTGCCGCTGGGCGTGCGCGTGCAGAAGGCGCGGCGCGTGCAGGCCGACCTGTTCGTGAGCATCCACGCCGACGCCTTCACCACGCCCGCCGCGCGCGGCGCCAGCGTGTTCGCGCTGAGCCAGAGCGGCGCATCGAGCAGCGCCGCGCGCTGGCTCGCCAACAAGGAAAACGACGCCGACAAGGTCGGCGGCGTGAACGTGGGCACCCACGAGGCGCAGGTGCAGCGTGCCCTGCTCGACATGAGCACCACCGCGCAGATCAACGACAGCCTGAAGCTTGGCGGCGCGATGCTCGGCGAGATCAAGGGCATCGGCGCGCGACTGCACAAGGCGCAGGTCGAGCAGGCCGGCTTCGCGGTGCTCAAGGCGCCCGACATCCCGAGCGTGCTGGTCGAGACGGCCTTCATCAGCAACCCCGAGGAAGAAGCGAACCTGCGCCGCGCCGACTACCAGGAGAACCTGGCCGACGCGCTGATGCGCGGCATCCAGCGCTACTTCGCGCAGAACCCGCCGCTCGCGCGCAGCCGCCAGCTCTGA
- a CDS encoding LysR family transcriptional regulator, with amino-acid sequence MKKIEPRLLQAFVAVAREGSVSRGAQRLFLTQPAVSLQLKELGALVELELFQRTPTGLLLTRDGAALLNHAEHALEGLNDFAVAAERLKGGVRGSLRIGTILDPDFTRLSPFLTELVALAPELETELHQGTSGDVLAQLLNKELDIGFYLGDPEATDLPQASAAARRQEGGLLFHSQVLARFNYQVIGPSGWAPQVLGREWPELAYLPWVLAPPTSSHSRLLAPVLQAHKLVLKKAAQADQEMSMLALVRAGVGISLARDALALQASQRDGLVIADRVSIGCDLRFVCLAGALKRPEVDCAWQALSRVWRQAF; translated from the coding sequence ATGAAGAAGATCGAGCCCCGGCTCCTGCAGGCCTTCGTGGCCGTGGCCCGCGAGGGCTCGGTGTCGCGCGGCGCGCAGCGCCTGTTTCTCACGCAGCCGGCCGTGAGCCTGCAGCTCAAGGAGCTGGGCGCGCTGGTCGAGCTGGAGCTGTTCCAGCGCACGCCCACCGGCCTGCTGCTCACGCGCGACGGCGCGGCGCTGCTCAACCATGCGGAGCATGCGCTCGAAGGCCTGAACGATTTCGCGGTGGCGGCGGAGCGGCTCAAGGGCGGCGTGCGCGGCTCGCTGCGCATCGGCACCATCCTCGACCCCGACTTCACGCGGCTCAGCCCTTTTCTCACCGAACTGGTGGCGCTGGCACCCGAGCTCGAGACCGAGTTGCATCAAGGCACGAGCGGCGACGTGCTGGCCCAACTGCTCAACAAGGAGCTGGACATCGGCTTCTACCTCGGGGACCCTGAAGCGACCGACCTGCCGCAGGCCAGCGCGGCCGCACGCCGTCAGGAAGGCGGCCTGCTGTTCCATTCGCAGGTGCTGGCGCGCTTCAACTACCAGGTGATCGGCCCGAGCGGCTGGGCGCCCCAGGTGCTGGGCCGCGAGTGGCCCGAGCTGGCCTACCTGCCGTGGGTGCTGGCACCGCCGACCTCGTCGCATTCGCGGCTGCTGGCGCCGGTGCTGCAGGCCCACAAGCTCGTGCTCAAGAAGGCCGCGCAGGCCGACCAGGAGATGTCGATGCTGGCGCTGGTGCGCGCTGGCGTGGGCATTTCACTGGCGCGCGATGCGCTGGCGCTGCAGGCCAGCCAGCGCGACGGCCTGGTCATTGCCGACCGCGTGAGCATCGGCTGCGACCTGCGCTTTGTCTGCCTGGCCGGCGCGCTCAAGCGGCCGGAGGTGGACTGCGCGTGGCAGGCCTTGTCGCGCGTCTGGCGACAGGCCTTCTGA
- a CDS encoding helix-turn-helix domain-containing protein, with translation MDISEVAQRAGVPASTLRFYEEKGLIASTGRHGLRRVFAPDVLERLALIALGRAAGFSLEEIGHMFSPEGKPRIDRQVLADKAQDLDRTIRQLTAMRDGLRHAAVCPAPSHMECPTFRRILRAASSGALEAPKKKAPTPRKPRAA, from the coding sequence ATGGACATTTCGGAAGTCGCGCAACGCGCCGGCGTTCCCGCCTCGACGCTGCGCTTCTATGAAGAAAAAGGGCTGATCGCCTCGACCGGCAGGCACGGCCTGCGCCGCGTGTTCGCGCCCGACGTGCTGGAGCGGCTGGCGCTCATCGCGCTGGGCCGCGCCGCCGGTTTCTCGCTGGAAGAAATCGGCCACATGTTCTCGCCCGAAGGCAAACCGCGCATCGACCGGCAGGTGCTCGCCGACAAGGCGCAGGACCTCGACCGCACGATCCGCCAGCTCACGGCGATGCGCGACGGCCTGCGGCACGCAGCGGTCTGCCCCGCGCCCAGCCACATGGAATGCCCGACCTTCCGCCGCATCCTGCGGGCCGCATCGTCGGGTGCATTGGAAGCCCCGAAGAAAAAGGCGCCGACGCCGCGCAAGCCGCGCGCTGCTTGA
- a CDS encoding glycine zipper domain-containing protein: MFNTRLWIAAAAATSVMTLAGCASGPNQNLGTGIGALGGAAVGHAIGGNTGSTLGGAAIGGIIGNQVGRNVDERNYYNQQRYPRGSGYYPDNGPRY; this comes from the coding sequence ATGTTCAACACACGTCTCTGGATCGCCGCAGCGGCAGCCACATCGGTCATGACGCTGGCTGGCTGTGCGAGCGGTCCCAACCAGAACCTCGGCACAGGCATCGGCGCACTCGGCGGCGCGGCGGTGGGCCATGCGATCGGCGGCAACACGGGCAGCACGCTCGGCGGCGCAGCCATCGGCGGCATCATCGGCAACCAGGTGGGCCGCAACGTCGACGAGCGCAACTACTACAACCAGCAACGCTACCCGCGCGGCAGCGGTTACTACCCGGACAACGGACCGCGCTACTGA
- a CDS encoding IlvD/Edd family dehydratase yields the protein MTTPRPLRSAAWFNNPEHSELSVLHLAWFLNYGLTREELQSGKPIIGIAQSGSDLTPCNRHHRELSLRVREGIREMGGIAMEFPMHPIQENGRRPTAALDRNLAYLGLVEILTGYPIDGVVLTTGCDKTTPAALMAAATANIPAIVLSGGPMLNGWHEGQRTGTGTTLFKARELFAKGSIDFPGYIDLVGSTVPSAGHCNVMGTASTMNALAEALGMSLPGCAAIPAPYRERGQMAYETGRRIVDMVREDLKPSDILTRSAFENAIVVNSAIGGSTNAPIHLIAIAKHAGVELNIQDWETVGLEVPLLLDMQPAGKYLGEEFYRAGGVPAVVAELHRHGLIRTDARTVNGHTLAVNCADVPVKDADVIRPFEQPLRENAGFLVMSGNLFDSAIMKTSVISDEFRARYLSKAGDLDAFVGRAIVFDGPEDFEARIEDPSLDIDASCILFMRGVGPIGHPGSSEVVNMRAPSHLLKSGVSALPCIGDGRQSGTSGSPSILNASPEAAAGTGLALLQTGDKVRVDLKERTVNMLVDDEVLQTRARDLEAKGGYPIPASQTPWQEIQRAMVDTLSEGMVLKPATKYQRVAQTAGIPRRNH from the coding sequence ATGACGACACCCCGCCCCCTGCGCTCCGCCGCCTGGTTCAACAACCCGGAACACAGCGAACTCTCGGTCCTGCACCTGGCCTGGTTCCTGAACTACGGCCTCACCCGCGAAGAGCTGCAATCGGGCAAGCCGATCATCGGCATCGCGCAAAGCGGCTCCGACCTCACGCCCTGCAACCGCCACCACCGCGAGCTGTCGCTGCGGGTGCGCGAAGGCATCCGCGAGATGGGCGGCATCGCGATGGAATTTCCGATGCACCCGATCCAGGAGAACGGCCGCCGCCCGACCGCTGCGCTCGACCGCAACCTGGCCTACCTGGGGCTCGTCGAGATCCTCACCGGCTACCCGATCGACGGCGTGGTGCTGACCACCGGCTGCGACAAGACCACGCCCGCCGCGCTGATGGCCGCGGCCACCGCCAACATCCCCGCCATCGTGCTGTCGGGCGGCCCGATGCTCAACGGCTGGCACGAAGGCCAGCGCACCGGCACCGGCACCACGCTGTTCAAGGCGCGCGAGCTGTTCGCCAAGGGCAGCATCGACTTCCCCGGCTACATCGACCTCGTGGGCTCCACCGTGCCCTCGGCCGGCCACTGCAACGTGATGGGCACCGCCTCGACGATGAACGCGCTGGCCGAAGCGCTGGGCATGAGCCTGCCCGGCTGCGCGGCCATTCCCGCGCCGTACCGCGAGCGCGGCCAGATGGCCTACGAAACGGGCCGCCGCATCGTCGACATGGTGCGCGAAGACCTCAAGCCCTCGGACATCCTCACGCGCTCGGCCTTCGAGAACGCGATCGTCGTCAACTCGGCCATCGGCGGTTCGACCAACGCACCGATCCACCTCATCGCCATCGCCAAGCATGCGGGTGTCGAGCTGAACATCCAGGACTGGGAAACGGTCGGCCTCGAGGTGCCGCTGCTGCTCGACATGCAGCCCGCCGGCAAGTACCTCGGCGAAGAGTTCTACCGCGCGGGCGGCGTGCCCGCGGTGGTGGCCGAACTGCATCGCCACGGCCTGATTCGCACCGACGCGCGCACCGTCAACGGCCACACGCTGGCCGTCAACTGCGCCGACGTGCCCGTGAAAGACGCCGACGTCATCCGTCCCTTCGAACAGCCGTTGCGCGAGAACGCCGGCTTCCTCGTGATGTCGGGCAACCTGTTCGACAGCGCGATCATGAAGACCAGCGTCATCTCCGACGAGTTCCGCGCGCGCTACCTGAGCAAGGCCGGCGACCTCGACGCCTTCGTGGGCCGCGCCATCGTGTTCGACGGCCCGGAAGATTTCGAAGCCCGCATCGAAGACCCGTCGCTGGACATCGACGCGAGCTGCATCCTGTTCATGCGCGGCGTCGGCCCCATCGGGCACCCGGGCTCGTCGGAGGTGGTCAACATGCGCGCGCCGTCGCACCTGCTCAAGAGCGGCGTGTCGGCCTTGCCCTGCATCGGCGACGGCCGCCAGTCGGGCACCTCGGGCTCGCCGTCGATCCTCAACGCCTCGCCCGAAGCCGCCGCAGGCACGGGCCTGGCATTGCTGCAGACCGGCGACAAGGTGCGCGTGGATCTGAAGGAACGCACCGTCAACATGCTCGTCGACGACGAGGTGCTGCAGACCCGCGCCCGCGACCTCGAGGCGAAGGGCGGCTACCCGATTCCCGCGAGCCAGACGCCGTGGCAGGAAATCCAGCGCGCGATGGTGGACACGCTGTCCGAAGGCATGGTGCTGAAGCCGGCGACCAAGTACCAGCGGGTGGCGCAGACCGCCGGGATTCCGCGTCGGAATCACTGA
- a CDS encoding fumarylacetoacetate hydrolase family protein — MKWMSVQTPQGPRVGYIKDGALQPVDAAHMQDIVEGKAWNDAGNPIPLADIKPTLPFAPRNIICIGANYRDHCIETGLAIPEKPVVFAKFTNTLAADGDAITWPEGFTEKVDWEAELGVVIGKRAQGVSEADALSHVFGYVAANDVSARDVQLGEAQWVRGKSLDGFCPLAPTVVTRDEVADVQSLGIRCLVNGEAVQSSNTSEMIFSVAFLVAYLSRAITLEPGDLILTGTPAGVGLGLKPPRFLKRGDVVSVEIDGLGAVTNPVHGAVARG; from the coding sequence ATGAAGTGGATGAGCGTTCAAACGCCGCAGGGCCCCCGCGTGGGCTACATCAAGGACGGCGCATTGCAGCCCGTCGATGCGGCCCACATGCAGGACATCGTCGAAGGGAAAGCCTGGAACGATGCAGGCAATCCGATCCCCCTCGCCGACATCAAACCCACGCTGCCGTTCGCACCGAGAAACATCATCTGCATCGGCGCCAACTACCGCGACCATTGCATCGAAACCGGCCTGGCCATCCCCGAGAAGCCCGTCGTCTTCGCCAAGTTCACCAACACGCTGGCGGCCGATGGCGACGCGATCACCTGGCCCGAAGGCTTCACCGAGAAGGTCGACTGGGAAGCCGAACTCGGCGTTGTCATCGGCAAACGCGCGCAGGGCGTGAGCGAAGCGGATGCGCTCTCGCATGTGTTCGGCTACGTCGCCGCCAACGACGTGAGCGCGCGCGACGTGCAACTGGGCGAGGCCCAATGGGTGCGCGGCAAGTCGCTCGACGGCTTCTGCCCGCTCGCGCCCACCGTCGTCACGCGCGACGAAGTGGCCGACGTGCAATCGCTGGGCATTCGCTGCCTCGTCAACGGCGAGGCCGTGCAGTCGTCCAACACGAGCGAAATGATCTTCTCGGTCGCGTTCCTCGTCGCGTACCTCTCGCGCGCCATCACGCTCGAACCCGGCGACCTGATCCTCACCGGAACGCCCGCCGGCGTCGGCCTGGGCCTCAAGCCGCCACGCTTCCTGAAGCGCGGCGACGTGGTCTCGGTCGAGATCGACGGGCTCGGCGCGGTGACCAATCCGGTCCACGGCGCGGTCGCACGCGGCTAG
- a CDS encoding DedA family protein, with the protein MEIISFLVDFILHVDKHLEAFVVAYGPWVYALLFLIVFVETGAVVMPFLPGDSLLFIVGALCGIGLMSFPLACGILIAAAILGDQCNYSIGRYFGPKVFQWENSRFFNRKAFDQAHSFYERYGGITIVLARFMPFIRTFAPFVAGVAEMDRAKFTAYNVGGALLWVLGIATAGYFFGNLPFVRLHLDKIIWALIFVPGLLAIFGAWRASKAEKARAAASQA; encoded by the coding sequence ATGGAAATCATCAGCTTTCTCGTCGACTTCATTCTTCACGTCGACAAACACCTCGAGGCCTTCGTGGTCGCCTACGGCCCCTGGGTCTATGCGCTGCTGTTCCTGATCGTGTTCGTCGAGACCGGTGCGGTGGTCATGCCGTTCCTGCCGGGCGACTCGCTGCTGTTCATCGTCGGCGCGCTGTGCGGCATCGGGCTCATGAGCTTCCCGCTGGCCTGCGGCATCCTCATTGCGGCGGCCATCCTGGGCGACCAGTGCAACTACTCGATCGGGCGCTATTTCGGGCCCAAGGTGTTCCAGTGGGAGAACTCGCGCTTCTTCAACCGCAAGGCCTTCGACCAGGCCCACAGCTTCTACGAACGCTACGGCGGCATCACCATCGTGCTTGCGCGCTTCATGCCTTTCATTCGCACTTTTGCGCCCTTCGTGGCCGGCGTGGCCGAGATGGATCGCGCGAAGTTCACGGCCTACAACGTGGGCGGCGCGCTGCTCTGGGTGCTGGGCATCGCCACCGCGGGCTACTTCTTCGGCAACCTGCCGTTCGTGCGGCTGCACCTGGACAAGATCATCTGGGCGCTGATCTTCGTGCCCGGCCTGCTGGCGATCTTCGGCGCGTGGCGCGCCTCGAAGGCCGAGAAGGCGCGGGCGGCGGCATCGCAGGCCTGA